GGACAACTTTTGCCCGGTGGCGCATCAATGCCCCTTGTAAGCCTGTCACACGCAAAGGTCTAGGTCAGCGCATGGGTGGTGGCAAGGGAGCCATTGACCACTATGTCACGCCGGTTCGTTATGGCCGTTTAATTGTGGAGGTGGGAGGAAAAGTGGAGCTGGGGGAGGTTCAGCATATTTTGACTGAAGTTGCAAAAAAGCTGCCCTTTCCTGCCAAGGTGAGATTACACATAAAATGTAGTGGCGTTTGAATGTGATAACTGTCTTAAAATCACCTTTAATTTAAACGTTATAATGTCCTAATCCTTTATTTTAGGTCATGAGCAGAGAGAGTCTTGCAGAATTGCATCAGAAGCAACAGGATATGGAGGGGAACAACCAGAATCCCTGGACCTTTAAGCAGATAGCGGAGGGCAACATGCTGGGTATCAGAAAGGTTCTCAGCCCCTTTGACGTGCGCTATCAAGGACGCTTCACAGGCAAATTTCACTTTCCATGGAGGGTGTGATGGATCCGATGGACAGAATTAAGGATCATACTGTGATTCACCACATCACTGAAGAAGCAACCAGAACTTTGCTCCAACTTTCAGTCATACTTACTACATTATgtttcattgttatttttattgcaaacatgttttgtcacatttctgcatataaaataataaataagattATCTTAAGTCCCACATGAATCAATTATCATTATTAAGTTTTAAATGTAGACACTAGGTGGCTAAAAATGTTACCAGCCACTACAGTAGTtgaatatatctatatatttgtgtgtgtgtgtgtgtgtgtgtgtgtgtgtgtgtgtgtgtgtgtgtgtgtgtgttaagaatACCTTGAGTACACCCTCACAGGTAACGTTTTTGAGCTTAATTAAAGAAACCGGTTCATTTACCAGAGCTTTAACGCATCGACATTTACATTATTGTTGGTATGCTCGAGTGCCCTGTTACGTTGTGGTAAGTATTCGTAactgaaaggttttttttttttcacctgacAAGCAGTACTTCGGGTTAAATTGAGAGTGTTTACAACGCATGCGCATTGTGTGGCCGACCGTTCGAAAACAGTAGCGCGAAATTCGGGTAGGAAGTTGAAACAAACTCCTTCACTTTTATATCTTTAGGTATTATCTGTGTGTTGTCATGCCATCCCAAAATACTTTGTACTTGGtgtagtgtttgtgtttaacatAAATATGCTTTTTCAGTAAGTTTTATTCGTCAATACAAGTTGGCTACATAAACGTTACACGCTGATTTTTAGTGCTAAGTAGCAGACATGAAGCCAATACGAGGGTCTAACCGAGCGCCTGCAAAAGCACCTAACTtgaaaaacatgaagaaaacgGACAAGAAACAAGAAACAACAGCGAAGCAGGTAAGATAAAGTACAACACACCGGCTGCTGTGTCAGAGTTGCTGTGTCGCTGTAAACAAATGTCTTTACTTTAGGACGGTGACAAGACCTCACAGCCCAAACCAGCACGGAAGAGGAAAGGTTAGGAGAGCTGTTTGCCATAAAGTCGTTGGGacaatatatatgtgtgtattttggtcACTTTGTTTGCGCTTACTTACTGCTTACTTCTGTCCCCGATAGCTGAGGTCGAAGCTCCGGACAACTGGCAGCCAGTGCCGAGGTCCTCCATCATTGCTCTGGAGAACATACTGGACTTATCAATTCTGTGAGTTTCACCAACAGCTGAATGTGGTGTTTTTAAGCTTTCATGCATGACGTATATTCTGACAACAGTATATAAAGTTTAGTAAACAGTGCACACATCTGGGAGATGGTCCTCTTGCAggcaaaacttaaaaaaaagcatttttgtgtTCACAGAGCGACTCTCCCTTTGAGGCgtacagagaagaaagagagccAGGAACATCTGAACATCATGAAAAGAAGGTGAGGGAAAATCTCAGAAATTATTATGTAAACAATGTGTTTGGAGCTTATTTCTAATGACTACTTTAGATATGTACTGACCCCACCAGTTACACATTTAATGATTTCACACATCAGGTGATGCAGACAGAGAACTTCTATGGCTACATGCATACAATATAGTTTTAGTAAAACTTCTAAAAGTAACAGTGTTGCGTGATGCTTGTCTGTTTCTGGCCAGTgaaacagtagtgaaaaaatgaATGTCTATTGTGtattatattatgtatttatttatttttgctgatatttcccaaacatttttgttttaggtttttgGCTCAGTGTGCACAGCTCAAAGTCCCAgtgcagaaacagaaaaacctGGAGCATTCATCTCGCCTCCATCAGGAAGAAACCAAGAAGTCAGAAGTGGGAAAAAAGAATCTTCACAAACTGGAGGTGAGAGCCAAGAGTGGGATTTTTATTATGGTATTTTCAAAATCTGTGTGATCTTTTTTAAACTGTCATGTAACTGGATGTGTGACAGTTTATAGTCATATGTTTTGCTTGTGTTCCCAGGAAGACTTGAAAGCTGTACTCGGTTCTCTGGAGATGATGAATGAGCAGACGGAAGCTTTGCAGCACTCCTGCAGTATTCTTGGAGACCAGGTGGAAGAGGAGTTGGAGAAAGCTAAACAGGTGCAAATCTTTCacttgattttttgtttttatttaggaTATCTAgaagaaatgtgacatgaaAATACATGTCATAAGGTTTCATGGATCAGgatcatttttctttaaaattatCTCGAACGTGTCTTCATTAAGTAGCCCATGTCGTTACAGCCGATGTCAGAATTGTGGTGACCCACAAACAGAAGTGGTAAACACAATTTGCTAGTTTTACAAATTGCTTGGTGAGTTTCAACATTTCTTGCTGATTTAGCTGGACAGTATGGTGAAATGTGGCTGCTGTGTACAGCATGTATTCTTGAGAAAGAAAGTCTGAGCAGCACATACAGGAAATGTCAGAACTGTGTGCCTGAACCAAATCAAAGCAAATGGTTGCACATTTACCTCAACTATTAGATGGAGGTAGAGATTAAATGTATATTCTCAGGCAGgttctttcttcctgtgttcATACAGATTGTAAAAACAACTGAACAAGCAGTTCTCAGCCTGCCCCCTCTCCTTCCGCAGAAACATGATGTAACATTACAGGTGAgcataaacaaaacatgttCGGCTTATCTAGCATCCGCTTGTTTTG
This portion of the Parambassis ranga chromosome 3, fParRan2.1, whole genome shotgun sequence genome encodes:
- the mrpl16 gene encoding large ribosomal subunit protein uL16m, with translation MISLMKSVVGGLTAICRAHQHGPLYNHLKVLAAGVKTFEIPPDYSGVVLPEKSKLKFLNKVPNLKKARRQMKKLLDIQGPAKAANTFTSGQYAIVAMGGGYLHWGHLEMMRLTINRKMDPRTTFARWRINAPCKPVTRKGLGQRMGGGKGAIDHYVTPVRYGRLIVEVGGKVELGEVQHILTEVAKKLPFPAKVMSRESLAELHQKQQDMEGNNQNPWTFKQIAEGNMLGIRKVLSPFDVRYQGRFTGKFHFPWRV
- the cenpq gene encoding centromere protein Q, translating into MKPIRGSNRAPAKAPNLKNMKKTDKKQETTAKQDGDKTSQPKPARKRKAEVEAPDNWQPVPRSSIIALENILDLSILATLPLRRTEKKESQEHLNIMKRRFLAQCAQLKVPVQKQKNLEHSSRLHQEETKKSEVGKKNLHKLEEDLKAVLGSLEMMNEQTEALQHSCSILGDQVEEELEKAKQIVKTTEQAVLSLPPLLPQKHDVTLQSHLKNIIPGADSEITARKLGEILQKSKPTQDDQVLLLQAQKHADQLFNPGFISNSGIPSSDGTYPDLSLHT